Proteins from one Microbacterium faecale genomic window:
- a CDS encoding flavin reductase family protein — protein MPSHVIAQPETLYVGTPAYLIASENPDGTTNLAPASSYWALGNMLVLGLETDGQTVTNLLERGDMTVNFPSGELWRAVIALDGTTGRNPVPDGKPRFRHEPDKFGAAGLTPQESEVVTVPRVAECRLQFEATLRRATPGLDGSYYMVEAEVVRVHADPEILKPGTPLPDPSRWSPLVYRFRHFFAAHDELGWLAKSPTADGPPPTS, from the coding sequence GTGCCCAGCCATGTCATCGCGCAGCCCGAGACGCTCTACGTCGGAACGCCGGCGTATCTCATCGCGAGCGAGAACCCCGACGGAACGACGAACCTCGCGCCCGCGTCCTCGTATTGGGCACTCGGGAACATGCTCGTGCTGGGCCTCGAGACGGACGGGCAGACGGTGACGAACCTGCTCGAGCGCGGGGACATGACGGTGAACTTCCCGTCCGGCGAACTCTGGCGCGCGGTCATTGCGCTCGACGGCACCACCGGTCGCAATCCGGTGCCGGACGGCAAGCCGCGTTTCCGCCATGAGCCCGACAAGTTCGGCGCCGCGGGCCTCACCCCGCAGGAGTCGGAGGTCGTGACGGTGCCGCGCGTCGCCGAATGCCGCCTGCAGTTCGAGGCGACTCTGCGTCGCGCGACGCCGGGCCTCGACGGCAGCTACTACATGGTCGAGGCGGAGGTCGTCCGCGTGCACGCGGACCCGGAGATCCTGAAGCCGGGAACGCCGCTTCCGGATCCGAGTCGGTGGAGCCCGCTGGTATACCGGTTCCGTCACTTCTTCGCGGCGCACGACGAGCTGGGGTGGCTCGCGAAGAGCCCCACTGCTGACGGGCCGCCGCCGACCTCCTGA
- a CDS encoding glucose-6-phosphate dehydrogenase, whose product MTRTTLLILGASGDLTSRLLLPALAQLLERQPELELDLVGAGTDDWSTERWRAVVRDAFETMRRGSGAHRIADTTYARADVTRADDLRRLIEPVDGALVVYFALPPAVAEEACEAMRDIELPEETVLALEKPFGGDEDSARRLNALLQTLVPEERIFRVDHFLGRATLLKLLGVRFANRAIEPVWSAEHVASVLVRFDETLGLENRARYYDHAGAMDDMLQSHLLQVLAVLAMEPPATLDERDLRDAKAQALRATRLWRDDPATSSRRARYTAGRIDGRELPAYVDEPGVDAVRETETLAEIVCEVRTARWAGVPFTLRSGKALGESRAEIVVTFAPVRHLPSGLSGTPRDGGILRFGLGPETMSLELNVNGGEDGLFALERETLRIEPGDEELYAYTEVLGEILERDVTISVRADSAERCWRIVEPVRRAWERGEVPLEEYRAGSAGPQDWASSQV is encoded by the coding sequence ATGACCCGCACGACTCTTCTCATCCTCGGTGCATCCGGCGACCTGACGAGTCGCCTCCTCCTCCCGGCGCTGGCGCAGCTGCTCGAGCGACAACCCGAGCTGGAGCTCGACCTGGTCGGCGCCGGTACCGACGACTGGTCCACCGAGCGGTGGCGCGCGGTCGTGCGCGACGCGTTCGAAACGATGCGGCGCGGCAGCGGGGCGCACCGCATCGCGGATACGACCTACGCCAGGGCCGACGTCACGCGCGCCGACGACCTGCGGCGATTGATCGAACCGGTCGACGGTGCGCTCGTGGTCTATTTCGCACTCCCGCCCGCGGTGGCCGAGGAGGCATGTGAGGCGATGCGCGACATCGAGCTGCCCGAGGAGACCGTGCTGGCGCTCGAGAAGCCCTTCGGCGGTGACGAGGACAGCGCGCGCCGGCTCAACGCCCTGCTGCAGACGCTCGTGCCGGAGGAGCGGATCTTCCGCGTCGACCACTTCCTCGGACGCGCCACGTTGCTCAAACTGCTCGGCGTGCGGTTCGCGAATCGCGCCATCGAGCCGGTGTGGTCGGCGGAGCACGTCGCGTCGGTGCTTGTGCGGTTCGACGAGACGCTGGGACTCGAGAACCGCGCCCGCTACTACGACCACGCGGGTGCGATGGACGACATGCTGCAGAGCCATCTGCTGCAGGTCCTCGCGGTGCTCGCAATGGAGCCACCCGCCACCCTCGACGAACGCGATCTGCGAGACGCGAAGGCGCAGGCGCTGCGTGCGACGCGTCTCTGGCGCGACGATCCGGCGACGTCGTCCCGTCGCGCGCGGTACACGGCGGGACGTATCGACGGACGCGAGCTGCCGGCGTACGTCGACGAGCCCGGCGTCGACGCGGTCCGTGAGACGGAGACCCTCGCCGAGATCGTCTGCGAGGTGCGCACGGCACGCTGGGCCGGTGTGCCGTTCACGCTGCGCTCAGGCAAGGCGCTGGGCGAGAGTCGCGCCGAGATCGTCGTCACGTTCGCTCCTGTGCGCCACCTGCCGTCGGGGCTGTCGGGTACGCCGCGTGACGGCGGCATCCTCCGGTTCGGGCTCGGACCAGAGACCATGTCGCTCGAACTGAATGTCAACGGCGGAGAGGATGGCCTGTTCGCCCTCGAGCGGGAGACACTCCGCATCGAACCCGGCGACGAGGAGCTGTACGCCTATACCGAGGTGCTCGGCGAGATTCTGGAGCGCGACGTGACCATATCCGTCCGAGCGGATTCGGCCGAGCGATGCTGGCGCATCGTCGAGCCCGTCCGCCGCGCATGGGAGCGCGGCGAGGTCCCGCTCGAGGAATATCGCGCGGGATCCGCGGGGCCGCAGGACTGGGCTTCGTCGCAGGTGTGA
- a CDS encoding NAD-dependent succinate-semialdehyde dehydrogenase codes for MTESFTATDPTTGTVVRAVPVLDEAALEGVLAAAEDAYETWRRWPIADRAAVLRDVARAMRDDVERLAMLMTEEVGKPITEARGEVNKAAWAAEHYADHAEEYLAPDEIASDATRSYVQHLPLGPVLGVLPWNAPFWLAFRFCAPALMAGNTCVMKHDRNVPGCAEAIAEVIARVAAEHGAPTAILQNAPMGHELVQTALRDGRIRAVSLTGSERAGAAVASTAAREIKPAVLELGGSDPAIVLADADLEKAAAAITTMRIINAGQSCIAAKRVIVEETVYEEFLAMYAERLSSLKMGDPRSEETQVGPIARADLRENLHRQVTESVTQGAKLLFGGEIPDGEGYFYPVTLLSDVEPGMTACAEETFGPVAVVMPAANADAALAMANDTPYGLGASVWTSSPERGEQIAREIVAGQVAINGIVKTDPRLPSGGVKRSGFGRELGLDGIREFVNRQQIWVGPAVT; via the coding sequence ATGACTGAGTCATTTACCGCGACGGATCCGACGACCGGCACGGTGGTGCGGGCGGTGCCCGTGCTCGACGAGGCCGCGCTCGAGGGCGTGCTTGCCGCCGCTGAAGACGCATACGAGACGTGGCGGCGGTGGCCGATCGCGGATCGCGCGGCGGTGCTGCGAGATGTCGCGCGCGCGATGCGCGACGACGTGGAGCGGCTGGCGATGCTCATGACCGAAGAGGTCGGCAAGCCGATTACCGAGGCGCGCGGGGAGGTGAATAAGGCGGCGTGGGCGGCTGAGCATTATGCCGATCACGCCGAGGAGTACCTCGCACCGGATGAGATCGCCAGCGACGCGACGCGGTCCTATGTGCAGCACTTGCCGCTCGGGCCCGTCCTGGGCGTGCTGCCGTGGAACGCACCGTTCTGGCTGGCCTTCCGCTTCTGTGCGCCCGCGCTCATGGCCGGTAATACGTGCGTGATGAAGCATGATCGCAACGTGCCGGGGTGCGCCGAAGCGATTGCGGAGGTCATCGCCCGCGTCGCGGCAGAGCACGGGGCGCCGACGGCGATCCTGCAGAACGCTCCGATGGGGCACGAACTCGTCCAGACCGCGCTGCGCGACGGTCGGATCCGCGCCGTGTCGTTAACCGGATCCGAGAGAGCGGGGGCGGCTGTCGCTTCGACGGCCGCTCGCGAGATCAAGCCGGCCGTGCTGGAGCTCGGCGGCTCCGACCCCGCAATCGTGCTCGCGGACGCCGACCTCGAGAAGGCGGCGGCCGCGATCACCACGATGCGGATCATCAACGCGGGGCAGTCCTGCATCGCCGCCAAGCGCGTGATCGTCGAGGAGACGGTCTACGAGGAGTTCCTGGCGATGTACGCCGAGCGACTCTCGTCGCTGAAGATGGGGGATCCGCGCTCGGAAGAGACGCAGGTCGGTCCCATCGCGCGTGCGGACCTGCGCGAGAACCTGCACCGTCAGGTCACCGAGTCGGTCACGCAGGGCGCGAAACTGCTCTTCGGGGGAGAGATCCCGGACGGCGAGGGGTATTTCTATCCGGTAACGCTTCTCAGCGACGTCGAGCCAGGAATGACGGCCTGCGCGGAGGAGACGTTCGGTCCGGTGGCGGTCGTCATGCCCGCTGCGAACGCCGACGCTGCCCTGGCGATGGCCAACGACACCCCCTACGGGCTCGGTGCGAGCGTGTGGACGTCGTCTCCCGAGCGCGGAGAGCAGATCGCGCGCGAGATCGTCGCGGGCCAGGTTGCGATCAACGGCATCGTGAAGACGGATCCGCGGCTGCCGAGCGGTGGCGTGAAGCGCTCGGGATTCGGTCGCGAGCTCGGTCTGGACGGCATCCGGGAGTTCGTGAATCGCCAGCAAATCTGGGTCGGCCCCGCCGTGACGTGA
- a CDS encoding sugar ABC transporter ATPase, with protein sequence MRSMSDAGNEDRGIDDAEATAPDGTVEDPAQAEWERTEAVEERAAQEELDATTATGRDPDEFAAADDVIPGSEPHGVEPQPESQGDEILLAEMGEDGEGDISPEDV encoded by the coding sequence ATGCGATCGATGAGCGATGCTGGCAACGAGGACCGAGGGATCGATGACGCCGAGGCCACCGCGCCCGACGGCACCGTGGAGGACCCTGCGCAGGCCGAGTGGGAGCGCACCGAGGCCGTCGAAGAACGCGCCGCACAAGAGGAACTTGACGCCACGACGGCGACGGGAAGAGACCCGGACGAGTTCGCCGCCGCGGACGACGTGATCCCCGGCAGCGAGCCCCACGGCGTCGAGCCGCAGCCGGAGAGCCAGGGCGACGAGATCCTCCTCGCCGAGATGGGCGAGGACGGCGAAGGGGATATCTCACCCGAGGACGTGTGA
- a CDS encoding thiamine pyrophosphate-binding protein, with product MHTRNQHDESDTSADGASGGSDKQVAGLIVERLRAWGTERIYGYAGDGNNPLLGALRRASDGPAFIQAKHEESAAFMAVGEAKFTGGVGVVTSTQGPGAVHLLNPLYDAKLDSAPVVALVAQQHQSVLGSDYQQEIDLQHVFHDVAAVDVGAARAARGGSERGGGGPRIRRAHRDPRRSRGSRCRRRGAPSRRPPRRWRRNKSARQALRR from the coding sequence ATGCACACGCGCAACCAGCACGACGAGTCCGACACGAGCGCCGACGGGGCGTCTGGCGGATCCGACAAGCAGGTCGCAGGTCTCATCGTCGAACGGCTGCGCGCCTGGGGAACCGAGCGGATCTACGGATACGCTGGCGACGGCAACAACCCGCTGCTCGGTGCTCTTCGCCGCGCGTCCGACGGCCCGGCTTTCATTCAGGCGAAGCACGAAGAGAGCGCCGCGTTCATGGCGGTCGGTGAGGCCAAGTTCACCGGCGGGGTCGGTGTGGTGACCTCGACTCAGGGCCCGGGAGCGGTGCACCTGCTCAATCCGCTCTACGACGCCAAGCTCGACAGCGCCCCCGTCGTCGCTCTCGTCGCGCAGCAGCACCAGAGCGTGCTCGGCTCGGACTATCAGCAGGAGATCGACCTGCAGCACGTGTTCCACGATGTCGCCGCGGTGGACGTCGGGGCAGCTCGTGCCGCGCGAGGAGGATCTGAGCGCGGCGGTGGAGGTCCTCGAATCCGGCGAGCGCATCGCGATCCTCGCCGGTCGCGGGGTTCGCGGTGCCGAAGACGCGGCGCTCCGTCTCGCCGACCACCTCGGCGCTGGCGTCGCAACAAGTCTGCTCGGCAAGCCCTACGTCGATGA
- a CDS encoding aspartate aminotransferase family protein, whose translation MDMSPFEQWESEIRGYCRAYPTVFSHASNARQVAEDGTSYIDFFGGAGVLNFGHNNPKMKEAMIAFLEADGIAHSLDTYTTTKRDFITKFHDVVLAPRGMDYKMQFMGPTGTNAVEASLKLARRATGREDVVAFSHGFHGMTLGALAATANHAFRAWAGVPLNHVLRLPNEFAPGGGIAGLDAYRAALDDASSGLRPPAAFIVEAVQAEGGVWVHSAEWLHAVQKLARDVGALFIIDDIQAGCGRTGSYFSFDGMGLDPDIINLAKGLGGYGTPIAMNLNKPEVDAHWSPGAHTGTFRGQGLSFVAGAVGLDYFTDDVLMEAVAEKGKRMAESLDRIAASAPDRGWEVRGVGMMQGIDVVDGAFAKQVQAECFAQGLLIGPCGTDGRVVKLIPPLTTPDDDLDEGLAILERAVQTVAEGGA comes from the coding sequence ATGGACATGAGTCCGTTCGAGCAGTGGGAATCTGAAATTCGCGGCTATTGCCGCGCCTATCCGACGGTCTTCTCTCATGCGTCTAATGCGCGTCAGGTCGCAGAAGACGGCACGAGCTACATCGACTTCTTCGGCGGTGCCGGAGTGCTCAACTTCGGGCACAACAACCCGAAGATGAAGGAGGCGATGATCGCGTTCCTCGAGGCTGATGGCATCGCACACAGCCTCGACACCTACACGACGACGAAACGCGACTTCATTACGAAGTTCCACGACGTCGTGCTTGCTCCGCGGGGCATGGACTACAAGATGCAGTTCATGGGGCCGACGGGCACGAACGCGGTGGAGGCGTCGCTCAAGCTCGCGCGTCGAGCGACCGGTCGCGAGGACGTCGTGGCGTTCTCGCACGGGTTCCACGGAATGACGCTCGGCGCGCTCGCAGCGACCGCGAACCACGCCTTCCGGGCGTGGGCCGGAGTTCCGCTGAACCACGTGCTGCGCCTGCCCAACGAGTTCGCTCCGGGCGGGGGGATCGCGGGCCTCGACGCCTACCGGGCCGCGCTCGACGACGCCTCCTCCGGATTGCGCCCGCCGGCGGCATTCATCGTCGAGGCGGTGCAGGCCGAAGGTGGCGTGTGGGTGCACAGCGCGGAGTGGCTGCACGCGGTGCAGAAGCTCGCCCGCGACGTCGGGGCGCTCTTCATCATCGACGACATCCAGGCCGGGTGTGGCCGTACGGGCTCGTACTTCAGCTTCGACGGCATGGGTCTGGATCCGGACATCATCAACCTCGCGAAGGGGCTCGGTGGTTACGGAACGCCGATCGCGATGAACCTCAACAAGCCCGAGGTCGACGCGCACTGGAGCCCCGGCGCCCACACGGGCACGTTCCGGGGACAGGGCCTGTCGTTCGTCGCCGGAGCTGTCGGCCTCGACTACTTCACCGACGACGTCCTGATGGAGGCCGTCGCTGAGAAGGGCAAGCGGATGGCCGAGAGCCTCGACCGCATCGCGGCATCCGCACCGGACCGCGGCTGGGAGGTGCGCGGTGTCGGCATGATGCAGGGGATCGACGTCGTCGACGGCGCCTTCGCCAAGCAGGTGCAGGCGGAGTGCTTCGCGCAGGGCCTGTTGATCGGGCCGTGCGGAACCGATGGCCGGGTCGTCAAGTTGATCCCGCCGCTGACCACGCCGGATGACGACCTCGACGAGGGACTCGCGATCTTGGAGCGTGCCGTCCAGACGGTCGCGGAAGGGGGTGCATGA
- a CDS encoding amino acid ABC transporter permease, with protein MNIITDFDWVGVVAYFPNLAVGLLYTLLVSVVGLLIGFVLGAVFGLARLSRFRVIRVIAVIYIEVLRGTPLLVQAMWIFFALPLIIQYTLPSLAAGIIVIGLNSGAYIAEIVRGAVQSVDKGQMEAGRSLGMSHHITMLKVIWPQAFKRMIPPLGNQFIVSIKDTSLLSVILVPEVLFQARTVASTYYNAVEIYTAAAVFYLAITLTLSAVLRYTEKRLELRS; from the coding sequence ATGAACATCATCACGGACTTCGACTGGGTCGGTGTCGTCGCGTACTTCCCGAACCTCGCGGTGGGCCTGCTCTACACCCTCCTGGTGTCCGTTGTCGGACTCCTGATCGGCTTCGTGCTCGGAGCCGTCTTCGGACTCGCTCGTCTGAGCCGCTTCCGCGTCATCCGGGTCATCGCGGTGATCTACATCGAGGTGCTCCGCGGCACGCCGCTGCTCGTGCAGGCGATGTGGATCTTCTTTGCGCTGCCCTTGATCATTCAGTACACGCTGCCGTCGCTCGCCGCTGGCATCATCGTGATCGGGCTCAACTCCGGCGCGTACATCGCCGAGATCGTGCGCGGCGCCGTGCAGTCGGTCGACAAGGGGCAGATGGAGGCGGGCCGCTCGCTCGGCATGAGCCACCACATCACGATGCTCAAGGTGATCTGGCCGCAGGCCTTCAAGCGGATGATCCCGCCCCTCGGCAACCAGTTCATCGTCAGCATCAAGGACACGTCGCTGCTGTCGGTCATCCTCGTTCCCGAGGTCCTGTTCCAGGCGCGGACGGTTGCCTCGACCTACTACAACGCCGTGGAGATCTACACGGCGGCCGCGGTGTTCTACCTCGCAATCACGCTGACCCTGTCCGCCGTGCTGCGGTACACCGAGAAGCGTTTGGAGCTGCGGTCATGA
- the doeA gene encoding ectoine hydrolase, with protein MTMRMRDDMTFPPEEYERRIGELRARMHQRLLDAVVITDPENLMYLTDYQTTGYSFFQALVVPLDSEPFMITRQMEESNVIERTWVELTRPYPDTGDAIQQLVASLREFGLDRGHVGYERNSYFFPAYHQDRIHTSFRQGRLMDCFGIVEEGRVRKSAYEIDVMRRAAHATQEGMRAGIAAAEVGATENDVAAEISRGMFSAGGEYPAVMPYVTSGPRTMIGHATWEGRELQSGDAVFLEVGGCYRRYHTAMMRTVLLHDMTPAMAQAEERMKTALRELKSVLRPGTTVSDADSIVRTIITDNGIGADLVTRAGYSIGIAFPPSWDEGYIMSLMPGGNDVLEEGMTFHVIPWMWGVEGTRTVGISDTIRITESGCESFFDFDEDFVVKSAGEQSGHGPAELKAV; from the coding sequence ATGACGATGCGCATGCGAGACGACATGACGTTCCCGCCGGAGGAGTACGAGCGGCGGATCGGTGAACTGCGGGCACGGATGCACCAGCGGCTCCTCGACGCGGTGGTGATCACCGACCCCGAGAACCTCATGTATCTGACCGACTATCAGACGACGGGGTACTCGTTCTTCCAGGCCCTCGTCGTCCCGCTCGACTCCGAGCCGTTCATGATCACGCGGCAGATGGAGGAGTCGAACGTGATCGAGCGCACCTGGGTCGAGCTCACGCGCCCGTATCCGGATACGGGCGACGCGATCCAGCAGCTGGTCGCTTCGTTGCGCGAGTTCGGTCTCGACCGTGGACACGTGGGATACGAGCGCAACAGCTACTTTTTCCCGGCGTATCACCAGGACCGCATCCACACGTCGTTCCGTCAGGGGCGGCTCATGGACTGCTTCGGGATCGTGGAAGAGGGCCGCGTACGCAAATCGGCGTACGAGATCGACGTGATGCGTCGCGCCGCGCACGCGACGCAGGAGGGCATGCGCGCCGGAATCGCGGCCGCCGAGGTCGGCGCGACGGAGAATGACGTCGCTGCCGAGATCTCTCGCGGGATGTTCTCGGCAGGCGGCGAGTATCCCGCGGTGATGCCGTACGTCACGAGCGGGCCGCGCACGATGATCGGTCACGCGACGTGGGAAGGGCGCGAACTGCAATCGGGCGATGCCGTGTTCCTCGAGGTCGGCGGATGCTATCGGCGCTACCACACGGCCATGATGCGCACCGTGCTCCTGCACGACATGACTCCGGCCATGGCGCAGGCAGAGGAACGGATGAAGACGGCGCTGCGCGAGCTGAAGTCGGTGTTGCGACCGGGGACGACCGTCTCCGATGCCGACTCGATCGTGCGCACGATCATCACCGACAACGGCATCGGCGCCGACCTCGTGACACGCGCAGGGTACTCGATCGGGATTGCGTTCCCGCCGTCGTGGGATGAGGGCTACATCATGAGCCTCATGCCCGGCGGCAACGATGTGCTCGAGGAGGGGATGACCTTCCACGTGATCCCGTGGATGTGGGGCGTCGAAGGCACCCGGACGGTGGGCATCTCCGACACGATCCGCATCACGGAGAGCGGCTGCGAGTCGTTCTTCGACTTCGACGAGGACTTCGTCGTGAAATCAGCAGGCGAGCAGTCGGGTCACGGCCCGGCCGAGCTCAAAGCGGTGTGA
- a CDS encoding transporter substrate-binding domain-containing protein, with product MKLTKKTAAVASALLLAGGLAACSSDEGGGDNGGGDADASNLEDTYVVATDTSFVPFEFEEDGEYVGFDIDIVNAIADRVGFEIDLETTNFDGIIPGLQTGTFDIAIAGITITEERKGAVDFTSPYYKSGLRIGVPIDNTDINGVEDLEGLDIATRLGSTSADYISENIEGATPNTYEQLDQAYLSVEGGGSDAVLYDAPNVEYYILTQGEDSLKTVGELLEGQDYGLAVSKGNEDLVTAMNEALAEIIDDGTYAEIYSDWFGSEPEWLDELAESQVG from the coding sequence GTGAAACTCACCAAGAAAACCGCAGCAGTGGCATCGGCACTCCTCCTGGCCGGCGGTCTCGCGGCCTGCTCCAGCGACGAAGGCGGCGGTGATAACGGCGGCGGCGACGCTGACGCGTCGAACCTCGAGGACACGTACGTCGTCGCGACCGACACCTCGTTCGTTCCCTTCGAGTTCGAAGAGGACGGCGAGTACGTCGGCTTCGACATCGACATCGTGAACGCGATCGCCGACCGGGTCGGATTCGAGATCGACCTCGAGACGACCAACTTCGACGGCATCATCCCGGGACTGCAGACCGGCACGTTCGACATCGCGATCGCCGGGATCACGATCACCGAAGAGCGTAAGGGCGCTGTCGACTTCACGAGCCCCTACTACAAGTCGGGTCTGCGGATCGGGGTCCCGATTGACAACACGGACATCAACGGCGTGGAAGACCTCGAAGGCCTCGACATCGCGACGCGTCTCGGTTCGACGAGCGCCGACTACATCAGCGAGAACATCGAGGGCGCGACGCCGAACACGTACGAGCAGCTTGACCAGGCCTACCTGTCGGTCGAGGGTGGCGGCTCCGATGCTGTGCTCTACGACGCGCCGAACGTCGAGTACTACATCCTCACCCAGGGCGAGGACAGCCTGAAGACCGTCGGAGAGCTGCTCGAGGGGCAGGACTACGGCCTCGCGGTCTCGAAGGGCAACGAGGACCTCGTGACGGCCATGAACGAGGCGCTCGCCGAGATCATCGACGACGGCACCTACGCCGAGATCTACAGCGACTGGTTCGGCAGCGAGCCCGAGTGGCTGGATGAGCTGGCCGAGTCGCAGGTCGGTTGA
- a CDS encoding DUF7218 family protein, translated as MAPSKRIKDEEVYEEVRESGASKQKAARIANAAARDGRKSVGRRGGESGSYDDWTVPELRERAREIGLTGYSDLRKAELIDALRDS; from the coding sequence ATGGCACCCAGCAAGAGGATCAAGGACGAGGAAGTGTACGAAGAGGTGCGCGAATCGGGCGCATCGAAGCAGAAGGCCGCGCGAATCGCGAACGCCGCTGCCCGCGACGGACGGAAGTCGGTGGGACGGCGCGGCGGGGAGTCCGGATCCTACGACGACTGGACGGTGCCGGAGCTGCGCGAGCGCGCCAGGGAGATCGGCCTCACGGGGTACTCCGACCTGCGCAAGGCCGAGCTGATCGACGCGTTGCGCGACAGCTGA
- a CDS encoding amino acid ABC transporter ATP-binding protein has translation MIIEVSDLHKSFGTNHVLTGIDLEVEDGEVVCVIGPSGSGKSTLLRCLNRLEDITGGDVVIDGHRLTDPKTRIDGVRAEIGMVFQQFNLFPHMSVIENICLAPMMVRKLGKAGARDRARALLDKVGLADKENAYPSSLSGGQQQRVAIARALAMEPRVMLFDEPTSALDPELVGEVLAVMKDLAHEGMTMVVVTHEMGFAREVGDRVVFMDGGVIVEEGDPQQVFSSPREVRTQEFLNKVL, from the coding sequence ATGATCATCGAGGTCTCCGACCTTCACAAGTCGTTCGGCACGAACCACGTGCTCACGGGCATCGATCTGGAGGTCGAGGACGGCGAGGTCGTCTGCGTGATCGGGCCGTCCGGATCGGGCAAGAGCACGCTGTTGCGCTGCCTGAACCGCCTAGAGGACATCACGGGCGGCGACGTCGTCATCGATGGGCACCGCCTCACCGATCCGAAGACGCGGATCGACGGCGTCCGCGCCGAGATCGGCATGGTGTTCCAGCAGTTCAACCTGTTCCCGCACATGTCGGTCATCGAGAACATCTGTCTCGCGCCGATGATGGTCCGCAAGCTCGGTAAAGCCGGAGCGAGGGACCGCGCCCGCGCGCTGCTCGACAAGGTCGGGCTCGCCGACAAGGAGAACGCGTATCCGTCGAGCCTGTCGGGCGGACAGCAGCAGCGCGTCGCGATCGCCAGGGCGCTCGCGATGGAACCGCGGGTGATGCTCTTCGACGAGCCCACTTCCGCGCTCGACCCGGAGCTCGTCGGCGAGGTCCTCGCGGTGATGAAGGATCTCGCGCACGAGGGCATGACGATGGTCGTCGTCACCCACGAGATGGGCTTCGCCCGCGAGGTCGGCGATCGGGTGGTCTTCATGGACGGCGGCGTCATCGTCGAAGAGGGCGATCCGCAGCAGGTGTTCTCGAGCCCGCGCGAAGTCCGGACGCAGGAGTTCCTCAACAAGGTCCTCTGA
- the doeB2 gene encoding N(2)-acetyl-L-2,4-diaminobutanoate deacetylase DoeB2, which yields MAPAHVIGTDLVGAWQKILSSASALRHDLHRIPELAWSEHVTAARIRVELDTIGIAWRACASTGTVATLAPDATGRHVALRADIDAMPVEEATLVPWSSTHPGVMHACGHDGHTATLLATARWLALQEHLLPGPVTLLFQPAEEGGHGAKAMIEDGALDGVDVVFGWHNWPALGLGRVACPDGAVMSGNGTFDIEVSGVGGHASQPEQTRDPVLAAAAITVALQQIVARRLAPQTPAVVAVTWIDAPSGPTVTPATARLGGSIRVPNTVLRDELFGLIAEVADATARAHAVTATTTTTRRYDATVNHPAAASELRGALEPAIADAFGGAERTPDIPIPVMASEDFSYYLGEVPGAFALVGAGDPHSCHSPQYDFNDNLIAPVVRAYARLAGAPELPAPLSGGATDDSQHKVSDT from the coding sequence TTGGCACCAGCGCACGTCATCGGCACCGACCTCGTCGGCGCCTGGCAGAAGATCCTCAGCTCTGCGTCCGCGCTGCGTCACGACCTCCACCGGATCCCCGAACTCGCGTGGTCCGAACACGTCACTGCCGCCCGGATTCGGGTGGAACTCGACACCATCGGCATCGCGTGGCGCGCGTGCGCCTCGACCGGCACGGTGGCGACTCTCGCGCCGGACGCCACCGGGCGGCATGTCGCACTGCGCGCCGACATCGACGCGATGCCGGTCGAGGAAGCCACGCTCGTGCCGTGGTCGTCGACGCATCCGGGCGTGATGCACGCGTGTGGCCACGACGGCCACACGGCGACGCTCCTCGCCACGGCGCGGTGGCTCGCACTGCAGGAGCACCTGTTGCCGGGGCCCGTGACGCTGCTGTTCCAGCCCGCGGAAGAAGGCGGGCACGGTGCGAAAGCGATGATCGAGGACGGTGCCCTCGACGGCGTCGATGTCGTGTTCGGCTGGCACAACTGGCCGGCGCTCGGCCTCGGACGCGTCGCCTGCCCGGATGGCGCGGTGATGTCCGGCAACGGCACTTTCGACATCGAGGTCTCCGGCGTCGGAGGTCACGCCAGCCAGCCCGAGCAGACCAGGGATCCCGTGCTCGCCGCGGCGGCCATCACCGTCGCCCTGCAGCAGATCGTCGCTCGCCGATTGGCACCGCAGACGCCGGCTGTCGTCGCCGTGACGTGGATCGACGCGCCGAGCGGACCGACCGTCACCCCGGCGACCGCGCGTCTCGGCGGCAGTATCCGCGTGCCCAACACGGTGCTGCGGGATGAGCTGTTCGGTCTCATCGCCGAGGTCGCCGACGCCACGGCCCGCGCCCACGCGGTGACCGCCACGACGACCACCACACGGCGGTACGACGCGACCGTGAACCATCCCGCCGCGGCCTCCGAGCTGCGCGGCGCGCTCGAGCCCGCCATCGCCGATGCGTTCGGCGGCGCGGAACGGACGCCCGACATCCCGATCCCCGTGATGGCGTCCGAGGACTTCAGCTATTACCTGGGTGAGGTGCCCGGTGCCTTCGCGCTCGTCGGCGCGGGGGATCCGCACTCGTGCCACAGCCCCCAGTACGACTTCAACGACAACCTGATCGCGCCCGTCGTCCGCGCCTACGCGCGGCTCGCGGGTGCCCCTGAACTCCCCGCGCCACTGAGCGGCGGGGCGACCGATGACAGCCAGCACAAGGTGAGTGATACCTAG